Within the Paenibacillus sp. AN1007 genome, the region TGCATCTGTTCAAAAACCAGATTCGCCAAAAAGGTCAGGTATCCATTACAGATATGGGCATGACCCGGTTCTTCCTCACACTGAAGGACGCAATTACACTGCTGTTCAAAGCTTCGGTGGAAAGCGTTGGCGGAGAAATCTTTGTCATGACGATGCCCACGTGCAAAATTGTCGATCTTGCCGAGGTGCTGATTGAAGATTCCGGTGTGGAAAATGTCGCCATCGTAGAACGCGGCGTTCGTCCCGGCGAGAAGATTCATGAAATACTCATGAGTGAATTCGAGAGCATGACTACGGTTGTTTACGACGAGCAGTATCTGGTGATTCTGCCTACGCTCGGCATTCCTGGATTGCGAGAGCACTACACCAACTGCCCGCCCGTGCCGTACAGCAGCTTTAGTTCCGAACATCAGCTGATGACCAAAGAAGAGATTCGTGAAATTCTGAAACGCGGAGGGTTTCTGTCATGAAACTGCTGATTCTTGGGGGAAACGGAATGGCGGGCCATATCCTGGTCGACTACTTCCGCCGTCAAGGCGTGCACAGCGTCTTCTACACCACCCGGGACGCTGCTGACCCGAATGGTTTGATCCTGGATGTGAATGACAGCTTCATGGTCGACAGGCTTGTAGAAGCGGTGCACCCGGACGTCATCATTAATGCGGTTGGGGTGCTGAACAGCTTCGCGGATGAGGATAAAATTGGCGCATATCATATTAACGGTTTTCTGCCGCATCGGCTGCGGCGGATGGCCGATTCCATCGGTGCACGTCTGATCCATATCAGTACCGATTGTGTATTCAGCGGAGATCGGGGTGCCTACCGGGAGGATGATGTCACGGACGGAACGTCCTCCTACGCGATTACGAAAGCACTAGGTGAAGTGCAGGATGAAGGTCATCTGACCATTCGGACTTCCATTATTGGCCCTGAGATCCGGAAAGGCGGCATCGGTCTGATGCAGTGGTTCATGTCCAGCACAGGCGAAGTGGGAGGGTACACCCGTGTCTTCTGGAATGGCGTAACGACGCTTGAGCTTGCCAAATGGGTAGACCATTATCTGGATTCGCCGGTCAGTGGTCTGATCCATCTTGCTCATCCTGTTCCGGTGAGCAAACATGACCTGCTTGTCCTGTTCCAGCAGGTCTGGAACAAGCAGGATGTGAAGATTGTACCCGATGACAGTATGGTGCAGGATCGAACGCTGATATCCACCCGCGAGGATGTGAAGACAGACCTGCCGGACTATTCAACTATGCTGAAGGAGCTGGCATTATGGATGGAGCAGAGCTGACGGGCAAAAAGGTACTGGTTACAGGCGCCTCCGGTTTTACCGGGCGCCATGCGGTAACATATTTTCAAGGCGCCGGGGCGGACGTTGCAGCTGTCGTCCGGCGGCAGGGTGTTTTTACTTTTGCCGAAAACGTAAGTGTACATGTCTGTGACCTCAATGATAAGCATCAAGTGCGGGAATTGATTACCGAGATACAGCCGGATTATGTGCTTCATCTTGCCGGCAAAAATTCGGTGCCGGATTCCTGGGACGATCCGCTGCTTGTACTCGAAACAAACGTCATGGCAGTGCTGTATCTGCTGGATGCACTCCGCAGCTGTCCCGATGCCCGGACGGTAATTGTTGGATCAAGACTCAAATATACACCGGAGCCCGGACAAATACCTCAGCCACCGCATCCGTACAGCTTGAGCAAGGCGCTGGAAGAGATGGTAACCCTGTCATGGATGTCCCTGTTTGGTCAGCAGATCATACTGGCCGAACCGGGCAATCTGATTGGTGCCGGTCCATCCACCGGCATCTGTTCCCTGCTTGCACGTCATGTGGCTGCTTGTGAGCAGAAGGGCATAACGGAAGCGTTCCGATTGTCCGGACGGGATAATACACGTGACTTTCTGGATGTACGGGATGCCGTTCGAGCATACGCAATGCTGCTGCTGCAGGGCACCAGCGGCACGGTCTATCCGGTCGTATCCGGGGTGGAGCGGAGCCTTGGCGAGATCGCCGATCTGCTCTTATCCATGACAGAAGCCGAGGTAAAGGTTCGCTGGGATGGAGCTTCATCCGGGCCTGACGGGGCGGGCAAACAGGAGAGATTATCTGCGCTGCGCAATCTGGGCTGGTCACCGCAGATTCCATTTGAGACATCGCTCCGGGATATTTTGGCGGATGTTCGTACCCAGCAAGGGAGGACGACTGGATGAATCCGCGCGTATCCATTGTGATTCCGTTCTATAACTGCCCTTATGTGCCGATGGCGATTCAGAGCGCGCTGAACCAGACCTATGCCGAAGTGGAGATTATTGTTGTTAACGACGGTTCCACAAGGCATGAGGATTTGCTCCAGCCTTATCTGCCGCAGATCAATGTGCTTGGCAAAAGCAACGGCGGCACTGCTTCTGCACTGAATCACGGCATTCGGCATGCCTCCGGGGATTATGTGGCCTGGCTGAGCTCGGATGATTTCTTTTATCCTGATAAAATTCGTTATCAGCTTGAATTCATGCAGCGTGAAAATGTGCTGGTCTCCCACACGAATTTTCATTATATCAATGAACATGCAGCGGTGACCAAAATGCATGGCGGACCTGAACCGATGTCTGAACTGGACTGTCTGCGCCGGTTCAATGGCGGAAATCCGGTGAATGGATGCACGGTTATGATTCGCAAGGATTTGTTCAGCGGCGTAGGGCTGTTTGATGAGCTGCTGCCTTATACACATGATCTGGATCTCTGGCTGCGAATCCTGCTTAATGGTCATCGCTTTCCGTACCTGAATGAGCCGCTTACAGCCTATCGCTGGCATGGGGGGATGGGCTCGATACGTCATGCGGACGTGATCGGCAGAGAAGCGTCCATGGTCTGGTCGAGATATCGCGAACCGCTGCAGCATCGTATTGCTGCACTTGGCGGTTAGCGAATAGGCCGTTATGAAGCCGCACGTGCGTGCTGATTAGCGGCCTGTTTGGCGCGGCCCTTTTGCAAGGGAAATAAAGGTTGGAGAACCGGACTGCATGTGAATCTCTTGACGCGGAGGGGAGTGCGGCGATTCTGCGACAGGTTACAAAATGTACGTTGACCTCACCGCGAATGCCCGCTACCGCTGCTTGAAACCTTCATATACTGGAGGAGATGCAGTTTTTTATATCAGAGATTCGCGGAGGAAGGGGATGCCCGGATGGAGCCGAAGGTATCAATCGTGATTCCTTTTTATAACTGCCCATATATCGAGCAGGCGGTGCACAGTGCGCTTCACCAGACATATCCTCATATTGAGGTCATCGTGGTGGACGATGGATCCACCAAACATGTGGAGCGGCTGGAACCGTTTATGGATCAGATTCATTACATTCGCAAAGAGAATGGCGGCACAGCGACGGCACTTAACGAAGGCATCAAACATGCGACGGGTGACTTTTTTGTCTGGCTCAGCTCGGATGATGTGATGCTGCTGAATCGGGTGGAAAAACAGCTGAAGTTCATGCTTGATGTCAAAGCTTCATTCTGCCATGGTGCGTATCATTACGTGAATGAACAGGGTGAATGGCTGGATACGGTGCAGCCTGAGGTGGGAAGCCGTCTGGAGGTGCTTCAGGTGCTGATGGAAGGCTGTCCGATCAATGGATGTACGGTAATGGTGGAGATGGAGGCGTTTGAGCGTTTTGGAGTATTTGACACGGATTTTCGGTATACACATGATTATGAGATGTGGCTGAGACTGTTTCCGCTGTATGAGCTGTTTTATTTCAATGAACCTCTAATGTGTTACCGCCTGCACGAGTCGATGGGAACGAAAAGACACTTCAAGGAACTGGTCGCGGAGATGGAGCGTGTTCAGGAGAAACACCGTCCGATTCTGCTTAACCTGCAGCAGGTTGGCGGGTATTGGAAGTAACAGATGATTTGTCTGTATTTAAAAGAAGCAGGGCGATAGATAAAGTATTGTGCAGAAGGGTGAACATCTGGGAAGCAGCAGTTAGATGCTGCAGGGTGGACGCTCTTCTTTTTTGAGATAATCAAGGTAGACTTGGCTGGCATGGAGGAGAGGGGAAAGGAAATGAAAGGAGGAACTTGGTGTGCATGCGGAGATAGGCAATTTCTAGTATACTAGATGGTAACTTGTACATAGAAGGGACTGAACTATGCGCAGATATCAATATTGGATAACCAGACGATTATAATTAATTAATGGAGGTTAACGTATTGATTACCGAATTACACACAACAAGACTGTATTTGCGTCCAATGAAGGAAGCCGATTCGGCCGGCCTGTTTCAGGTATGGTCCGATCCGGAGGTTGCCCGGTTTATGAATATTTCTCCTTTTAAGGATGAAAAACAAGCGGTAGAGATGATTCAGATGCTGGCTGATCTCGCCAAGGATCAACAGGCTATCCGCTTCTCGATTATCGAGAAGTCGTCTGGCGCGATTATGGGTTCCTGCGGTTTCAATTACCTGGATTTTGAACAAGCCAGAGCCGAGATCGGATATGACCTTGCCAAAGCTTATTGGGGTAAGGGGTATGCGGCGGAAGCGGTCACTGCTATGTTAACGCACGGTTTCACAACGCTGGAATTAAACCGGATCGAAGCAAAGGTTGATCCTCGAAATGCAAACTCCATCAAGCTTCTGGAGAAGCTTGGATTTACGCGTGAAGGAACGCTGAGATCTTACGAGAGAGCGGGAACAGAATCAGGAGCAGAAGATACGTTTAACGATTTGTATATGTATTCGAAGCTGGCCTCGGATTAAGAAAGCGGCGTCAACGGCTGCGCACAAGACATAACTAAACACCTCGAAAAGAAGCTGCAGATATAATCTGCGGCTTCTTTCTAATGCCTGTGAAGTGGTGCCATACCCGCTTGTATGATGAGATGTTAAGGATTGCCGATCTTAAACTCACCTATAATAGTTATGCCATCATGTTCATAGAGGGGAATTACCCGGCCTTTTGGGTCGAGTGTTAACTGATATTTAGCGGCTTCTTCAGGTGTGGCCGGGTCATCGCCGATTAACTCAGATGAGCGTACATAACCTAACTTGCCATCCGTTCCTTGTGCCATAATCAGGTCGGGAGGATGTATCGAATCTACAGGTTTACCATAAGTTTCGCCAGCCTCATTCACTGGATATAACGTTTGAGCTTCTCCGGAAGCATGGACGGTATTATTATTAAAGGAATCACTGCGTGCATGCTCCGAAACGTAAAAAGCTAATGTAATGACTGCGACTGATACGCTAAATGCTGCGGCAATAAATCGTTTGAGATTCAAGGAAATCCATCCTTTCATGTAAACTTCTGCTATTCAAACTATAGCATAATATTTACTAGGGGGTGTCTGAAAACGCAATTTTTTTTGCTGAATGTTCGTTCCAAGCCAGGAAGTTTACCGCAGGCATGCCGGGGCACGTCAAGGGAAAGTGAGCAGCAGGGGGCGAAAAGGGGGTAAAAGATATACTTCAGCGGGTTTCAAGACACACCCTAAAAAGGATGTTCATTCTTTCATCAGTACCTAGTCTTTTTCATTCAAAATAACCATCGATGCCGGATCGGGGAATACGTAACCTTTCGGCAGTTTCTGCATTAGTTCGTTCATCGTCTTGTAATCCACCTCAATGTGAGGCGTGGAGACGGGAACAGTAAACCAGCGATTGTACAGATCACTTGGAACAAGCAGTGTCATGTGGAAAGACCTCCTCTATAGATAGCTTCTTCATATACATGCAGTGTTCGCAGGCCCATTTCCTCTAGAGAGCGGTGCTGCTCAGCCCAGGCTTTGGCGGCTGCACCCACCTTTTTGCGGGTGGTGTCATCCTGAAGCAGTGCATGCAGCAGCTCGCTAAGGGAGTCGGCATCCTGTGGAGGCACGACCCAACCGGTACGGCCGGGTTCGACCATTTCGGGCATGCCTGCTGTGCCGCTGACAATGACGGGAACACCTGCAAGCTGTGCCTCGGTAACGGAAAAGGGCTGTGTGTCCTGAAGACTTGGCTGCACATAAATATCGGCATGTTTCAGAAAGGAAGGAATGTTCTCCAGCTTACCCCAGAATACGATATCTGCAGCAGTGCCAGCTTCGGCAGCCTGACCGCGTAATTCGTCCAGCAGGTTCCCGTCCCCGGCAATCCAGCACACCCAGTCCGAACGCTGCTTCTTCAGGCTGGTAAGTGCCTTGATTAGTACATGCACACCCTTGATGTATTCGAGTCTTCCTGTAAAAGCGATGACCTTCTTTCCTGCAGGCGGACGATGGGGGAACCTGGCAGCTGCAGCCCTGCGATAAGCGGGCAGGTCAACGGCGTACGGAATCTGCCTGAATTTGGTCTCAGGCACGGAGAGTTCGGTCAGCGTGCTTTTAATCCAATGACTGGACACCAGAATCAGTTCAGACTGCGCTGCACTTCGCTGCTCCAGCGAGAGAAAATAACGTCCGCGTTTGGATTGCAGATAAGCAGGCAATGTCAGCTGAGGGTTGGAATTTTGCGCATCATAGAAGGCTTCCCGAGCAAGTGCTCCATGGTAACTCGTAACGAGCGGAATATTACGCTTCAAGATGCGTTTAACAGCAACAGCTGCAACCGGGTCCTGTGCGTGGATTACATCATATTGCTCCACCCCCAGATGGGCGGCGGCCATCTCGAAAGCGTATCGGTTCAGCTCGTAATATGCCAGGAGGGAATCCGCTGTGAATTGCGGCAAATCAGTGGGATTCAGCTTGGCCTGCAGCATAGGCCATACCAGACTTTTTGAGAAGGAGCGATTGAGATTACGGACATACACTTCATTCCTGACACTGTTCGTTCCCATAATATCCACTTCTACACCAAGGGCAGCAAGTCTGTCGGCGAGCTGTTTGATATATGTCCAGATGCCTCCCATATGTGTCAATTCCCAGTAAGTAACGAGCAGAACTCTCATAACGACCTCCTTGTCACGGCCAGCACAGGCCGAACTTCTATCCTGTTATTCTATGAAAAAAGCGGGGTGTAAGGTCGGGCACTGACTGCAAATCCTCAAATTTGGGTGATTGTAAAAGCCAATGGACGAGGGAATGCATATTCTGTCTACAGGGGGAAATCGAAGAATTGAACTCCACAGGAGGGATACGAGATGGCGGCATATATTATCCAGATCCACGAAAATTTGCTTCAGACATTTATTCCTGTGAAATACATGGATGTGGAGATTGCTTATGTCGGCGACGGGGAAGGAACTGATGTATACGTTGGAGTGGGTGGGATTCACGGAGAATTGTATCGAAATCTATTTCATATCGGTTCTGGCTCGCATCAGGAAGTGAGCAGTTATGTTATTCATAATCTAAATGTATCGTGTGAAATCTGTGAGCTGAAAATCATAAGTAACAGCTCCATACCCAATCATCTGGTCATTCGAATCTA harbors:
- a CDS encoding glycosyltransferase family 4 protein, yielding MRVLLVTYWELTHMGGIWTYIKQLADRLAALGVEVDIMGTNSVRNEVYVRNLNRSFSKSLVWPMLQAKLNPTDLPQFTADSLLAYYELNRYAFEMAAAHLGVEQYDVIHAQDPVAAVAVKRILKRNIPLVTSYHGALAREAFYDAQNSNPQLTLPAYLQSKRGRYFLSLEQRSAAQSELILVSSHWIKSTLTELSVPETKFRQIPYAVDLPAYRRAAAARFPHRPPAGKKVIAFTGRLEYIKGVHVLIKALTSLKKQRSDWVCWIAGDGNLLDELRGQAAEAGTAADIVFWGKLENIPSFLKHADIYVQPSLQDTQPFSVTEAQLAGVPVIVSGTAGMPEMVEPGRTGWVVPPQDADSLSELLHALLQDDTTRKKVGAAAKAWAEQHRSLEEMGLRTLHVYEEAIYRGGLST
- a CDS encoding SDR family oxidoreductase, which gives rise to MKLLILGGNGMAGHILVDYFRRQGVHSVFYTTRDAADPNGLILDVNDSFMVDRLVEAVHPDVIINAVGVLNSFADEDKIGAYHINGFLPHRLRRMADSIGARLIHISTDCVFSGDRGAYREDDVTDGTSSYAITKALGEVQDEGHLTIRTSIIGPEIRKGGIGLMQWFMSSTGEVGGYTRVFWNGVTTLELAKWVDHYLDSPVSGLIHLAHPVPVSKHDLLVLFQQVWNKQDVKIVPDDSMVQDRTLISTREDVKTDLPDYSTMLKELALWMEQS
- a CDS encoding glycosyltransferase, with translation MNPRVSIVIPFYNCPYVPMAIQSALNQTYAEVEIIVVNDGSTRHEDLLQPYLPQINVLGKSNGGTASALNHGIRHASGDYVAWLSSDDFFYPDKIRYQLEFMQRENVLVSHTNFHYINEHAAVTKMHGGPEPMSELDCLRRFNGGNPVNGCTVMIRKDLFSGVGLFDELLPYTHDLDLWLRILLNGHRFPYLNEPLTAYRWHGGMGSIRHADVIGREASMVWSRYREPLQHRIAALGG
- a CDS encoding GNAT family N-acetyltransferase: MITELHTTRLYLRPMKEADSAGLFQVWSDPEVARFMNISPFKDEKQAVEMIQMLADLAKDQQAIRFSIIEKSSGAIMGSCGFNYLDFEQARAEIGYDLAKAYWGKGYAAEAVTAMLTHGFTTLELNRIEAKVDPRNANSIKLLEKLGFTREGTLRSYERAGTESGAEDTFNDLYMYSKLASD
- a CDS encoding NAD-dependent epimerase/dehydratase family protein, with the protein product MDGAELTGKKVLVTGASGFTGRHAVTYFQGAGADVAAVVRRQGVFTFAENVSVHVCDLNDKHQVRELITEIQPDYVLHLAGKNSVPDSWDDPLLVLETNVMAVLYLLDALRSCPDARTVIVGSRLKYTPEPGQIPQPPHPYSLSKALEEMVTLSWMSLFGQQIILAEPGNLIGAGPSTGICSLLARHVAACEQKGITEAFRLSGRDNTRDFLDVRDAVRAYAMLLLQGTSGTVYPVVSGVERSLGEIADLLLSMTEAEVKVRWDGASSGPDGAGKQERLSALRNLGWSPQIPFETSLRDILADVRTQQGRTTG
- a CDS encoding glycosyltransferase, which gives rise to MEPKVSIVIPFYNCPYIEQAVHSALHQTYPHIEVIVVDDGSTKHVERLEPFMDQIHYIRKENGGTATALNEGIKHATGDFFVWLSSDDVMLLNRVEKQLKFMLDVKASFCHGAYHYVNEQGEWLDTVQPEVGSRLEVLQVLMEGCPINGCTVMVEMEAFERFGVFDTDFRYTHDYEMWLRLFPLYELFYFNEPLMCYRLHESMGTKRHFKELVAEMERVQEKHRPILLNLQQVGGYWK